The nucleotide sequence GTAGACGCCGTCCACGAACAGCGACAGCAGCAGGCTGGTGGCCGCCGCGCCGACGCCGGTCACGAAGTAATACTTCGTGAAGAAGCGCGTGCCCCACGTGCGCTCCAATTCGGTGCCGAACATCCACAGCGAGAGCATGTTGGTCAGGATGTGCCCCACGCCGCTGGTGCTGTGGAGGAACATGTAGGTGATCGGCTGCCAGAAGGCAAAGTCTTCGAACACCGCGCGCGGCTCGAGCCCGAGCCGCAGCGTCATGGCCGGCACGATCAGGTTGATCACGAACACAACCACGTTCGTGATGATCAGGAACTTCACCGCCGGCGTGATGCCGCCGGGGCCGAACGAGTACGAGGCGCCAGACGAGGGATAGCGGGCCATTCGGGTAAGGGAA is from Vicinamibacterales bacterium and encodes:
- a CDS encoding rhomboid family intramembrane serine protease; translated protein: MARYPSSGASYSFGPGGITPAVKFLIITNVVVFVINLIVPAMTLRLGLEPRAVFEDFAFWQPITYMFLHSTSGVGHILTNMLSLWMFGTELERTWGTRFFTKYYFVTGVGAAATSLLLSLFVDGVYYSVTVGASGAIYGLLLGYGMYFPNRPIYLYFIFPIPAKYFVMIIGAIAFFSALGGPGGGIAHSAHLGGLVVGYLYLKGLRARPLDELKYRWLRWKMGRARSKFDVYSGGRSSDDAWKSEWKKHIH